A single region of the Populus nigra chromosome 2, ddPopNigr1.1, whole genome shotgun sequence genome encodes:
- the LOC133683148 gene encoding pto-interacting protein 1-like: MSCFGCCEEDDVQKAADNGGPYAVRSSAGHVGNYHASETAPRGPQAVKIQPIEVPAISVDELKEVTVNFGTDSLIGEGSYGRVYYGVLKSEQAAAIKKLDASKQPDDEFLAQVSMVSRLKHENFVQLLGYCVDGGSRVLAYEFASNGSLHDILHGRKGVKGAQPGPVLTWPQRVKIAVGAAKGLEYLHEKADPRIIHRDIKSSNVLIFDDDVAKIADFDLSNQAPDMAARLHSTRVLGTFGYHAPEYAMTGQLNAKSDVYSFGVVLLELLTGRKPVDHTLPRGQQSLVTWATPKLSEDKVKQCVDARLQGECPLKAVAKMAAVAALCVQYEADFRPNMSIVVKALQPLLNARPGPAGESVGM, encoded by the exons ATGAGCTGCTTCGGTTGTTGTGAAGAAGATGACGTCCAGAAAGCTGCTGACAATGGAGGTCCATATGCAGTTAGAAGCTCAGCAG GCCATGTCGGAAATTATCATGCATCAGAAACAGCTCCCAGGGGACCTCAGGCTGTTAAAATCCAGCCTATTGAAGTCCCTGCAATATCAGTGGATGAACTAAAGGAAGTAACAGTTAACTTTGGGACAGATTCTTTGATAGGAGAAGGATCATATGGAAGAGTATATTATGGTGTTCTTAAAAGCGAGCAGGCtgcagcaataaaaaaattagatgccAGCAAACAACCTGATGATGAATTCTTAGCCCAG GTCTCCATGGTTTCAAGGTTGAAGCATGAAAATTTCGTACAATTGCTTGGGTATTGTGTAGATGGAGGTTCCCGCGTACTCGCATATGAATTTGCTTCTAACGGATCTCTTCATGATATTCTTCATG GGAGGAAAGGTGTTAAAGGAGCACAACCTGGTCCTGTCCTTACATGGCCACAGCGTGTAAAAATTGCTGTTGGCGCTGCAAAAGGGCTTGAATACTTGCATGAGAAGGCTGATCCTCGCATCATTCATCGTGACATTAAGTCCAGCAATGTGCTTATTTTCGATGATGATGTTGCAAAAATTGCCGACTTTGATTTGTCAAATCAAGCTCCTGATATGGCAGCACGTCTTCATTCCACTCGAGTTCTGGGAACATTTGGTTATCATGCTCCCGA ATATGCAATGACTGGACAATTGAATGCAAAGAGTGATGTGTACAGTTTTGGTGTTGTCCTGCTTGAGCTTCTGACTGGGAGGAAACCTGTTGATCACACTTTACCACGTGGACAGCAGAGTCTAGTGACATGG GCTACACCAAAACTCAGTGAGGACAAGGTTAAGCAGTGTGTTGATGCAAGATTACAAGGAGAGTGCCCGCTCAAGGCAGTTGCAAAG ATGGCTGCTGTTGCTGCCTTGTGTGTGCAATACGAAGCTGATTTCCGGCCAAACATGAGTATTGTGGTTAAAGCCCTCCAGCCCCTGCTAAATGCCCGGCCAGGACCTGCTGGAGAATCAGTAGGCATGTAA